A portion of the Kribbella jejuensis genome contains these proteins:
- a CDS encoding S1C family serine protease: MNESAGAGAQGPQHQQAPQYGQQYGPQYGQQYGPYAQYQPGPYGPQWPQGSQYPFGPPQPPKKRGRRFLGAGALGLAAVLVAGSVAWGIDQRTGGHNSTLSQTAFDASSVAAKVSPGLVDVNTVLGYENARAAGTGIVLTSDGEVLTNHHVIEGATSITVTDIGNGKTYTASVVGYDEAHDIAVLKLKNASGLQTAKTGNSDQVKLGDQVVGVGNAGGTGGTPSYAAGKVTGLNQSITATDENGQDPENLANLIQTDANIQAGDSGGPLVNANGDVVGVDVAGNGGSNGGQGRPGQTAASTASAATATATLAAWGDGNGNGDGTGFPFGNGNGYWSGNGYGDGSGNGSGNGNGDGSGNGNGNGDGPGSGNGYGGGSGNGPEVTTEGYAIPINQALDIAKNIENGRASSTVHIGDSAMLGISVVTSPGTSGAVVGDVVANGHADEAGIEPGDVITSFAGHTVTSPDTLSELLNNQHPGDKVEVGWTDQTGQTHKSTIELITGPVR; encoded by the coding sequence ATGAACGAGAGCGCTGGAGCGGGAGCGCAGGGACCGCAGCACCAGCAGGCGCCGCAGTACGGGCAGCAGTATGGGCCGCAATACGGGCAGCAGTACGGGCCGTATGCGCAGTACCAGCCGGGACCGTACGGACCGCAGTGGCCGCAGGGATCGCAGTACCCGTTCGGCCCGCCGCAGCCGCCGAAGAAGCGTGGGCGCCGGTTCCTCGGTGCCGGAGCGCTCGGGCTGGCCGCCGTCCTCGTTGCCGGATCGGTTGCCTGGGGCATCGACCAGCGCACCGGCGGGCACAACTCGACGCTGTCCCAGACCGCATTCGACGCCTCGTCCGTCGCGGCGAAGGTCTCGCCCGGGCTGGTCGACGTGAACACCGTCCTCGGGTACGAGAACGCCCGCGCCGCCGGTACCGGCATCGTGCTCACCTCCGACGGTGAGGTGCTCACCAACCACCACGTGATCGAGGGCGCGACGTCGATCACCGTCACCGATATCGGCAACGGGAAGACGTACACGGCGAGCGTCGTCGGGTACGACGAGGCGCACGACATCGCCGTACTGAAGCTGAAGAACGCGTCCGGGCTGCAGACCGCCAAGACGGGCAACTCTGACCAGGTGAAGCTCGGCGACCAGGTCGTCGGCGTCGGGAACGCGGGCGGCACCGGCGGTACGCCGAGCTACGCCGCCGGCAAGGTGACCGGACTGAACCAGTCGATCACGGCGACCGACGAGAACGGGCAGGACCCGGAGAATCTGGCGAACCTGATCCAGACCGACGCGAACATCCAGGCCGGCGACTCGGGCGGGCCGCTGGTGAACGCCAACGGCGACGTCGTCGGGGTCGACGTGGCCGGGAACGGTGGGAGCAACGGCGGCCAGGGGCGTCCCGGGCAGACCGCGGCGTCCACCGCGTCGGCGGCGACGGCGACGGCGACGCTGGCGGCCTGGGGCGACGGAAACGGCAACGGCGACGGAACCGGCTTCCCGTTCGGGAATGGGAACGGGTACTGGTCGGGTAACGGATACGGCGACGGCTCGGGGAACGGCTCGGGGAACGGGAACGGCGACGGGTCCGGTAACGGCAATGGCAACGGTGACGGGCCGGGGAGCGGCAACGGGTACGGCGGCGGGTCCGGGAACGGTCCTGAGGTCACCACCGAGGGCTACGCGATTCCGATCAACCAGGCACTCGACATCGCCAAGAACATCGAGAACGGGAGGGCCTCCAGCACGGTGCACATCGGCGACTCGGCAATGCTCGGCATCTCGGTCGTCACCAGCCCGGGTACCAGCGGCGCGGTCGTCGGCGACGTGGTCGCGAACGGTCACGCGGACGAGGCCGGCATCGAGCCCGGCGACGTGATCACCTCGTTCGCCGGACACACGGTGACCTCGCCCGACACCCTTTCCGAACTCCTGAACAACCAGCACCCCGGCGACAAGGTAGAAGTCGGCTGGACCGACCAAACCGGCCAGACGCACAAGTCCACCATCGAGCTGATCACAGGCCCGGTCCGCTAG
- a CDS encoding oxidoreductase, with product MSKIWLITGSSRGLGRALTEAVLAAGDRVVATARQPEQLDDLVTKYGEQLRAVALDVTDADAARAAVRTAVEAFGGLDVVANNAGYANSASIEEMADEDFRAQIETNLFGVVNVTKAALPVFREQRGGHFLQFSSIGGRVGGTPGMGAYQTAKFAVEGFSEVLNNEVRPFGVKVTIVEPGAFRTDWGGSSMQLHAVHPDYEPTVGEMHRRRLEMDGKQPGDPVRAASAVLEIVGLENPPLRLLLGSDALASAENSSRSRAEEAAAWAELTRSTDFS from the coding sequence ATGAGCAAGATCTGGCTGATCACCGGCAGCTCGCGTGGCCTCGGCCGGGCGCTGACCGAGGCGGTGCTCGCGGCCGGCGACCGCGTCGTCGCGACGGCGCGTCAACCCGAGCAGCTCGACGACCTGGTCACGAAATACGGCGAGCAACTCCGGGCGGTTGCGCTCGATGTCACCGACGCCGACGCCGCGCGGGCCGCCGTACGGACGGCTGTCGAGGCGTTCGGCGGGCTGGACGTGGTGGCGAACAACGCGGGGTATGCAAACAGCGCGTCGATCGAGGAGATGGCGGACGAGGACTTTCGGGCGCAGATCGAGACCAACCTGTTCGGGGTGGTGAACGTGACGAAGGCGGCGCTGCCGGTGTTCCGGGAACAACGCGGCGGGCATTTCCTGCAGTTCTCGTCGATCGGCGGCCGGGTCGGTGGGACGCCGGGAATGGGCGCGTACCAGACCGCGAAGTTCGCCGTCGAGGGGTTCTCCGAGGTGCTCAACAACGAGGTCCGGCCGTTCGGTGTGAAGGTCACGATCGTCGAGCCGGGCGCTTTCCGGACCGACTGGGGCGGCTCGTCGATGCAGCTGCACGCGGTGCACCCGGACTACGAGCCGACGGTCGGCGAGATGCACCGCCGCCGGCTGGAAATGGACGGCAAGCAGCCGGGCGACCCGGTCCGGGCCGCGAGCGCGGTCCTCGAGATCGTCGGCCTCGAGAACCCGCCGCTACGCCTGCTCCTCGGCAGCGACGCACTAGCCTCCGCCGAGAACTCGTCCCGCTCCCGCGCCGAGGAGGCTGCCGCCTGGGCGGAGCTCACCAGGTCGACCGACTTCAGCTAA
- a CDS encoding helix-turn-helix transcriptional regulator — translation MIETSARLLKLLSLLQQPKEWSGAALAKELGVGVRTVRRDVDKLRNLGYPVDAVPGVAGYRLGAGAALPPLLLDDEEAVAVAVGLRAAANGTVAGTEEASVRALTKLEQVLPSRLRYRIELLQQVAVTPAGGPSVLPDVLLAVAAACRDHYRLRFDYRNHDGTATTRTTEPHRLVHTGRRWYLVAWDVDRDDWRTFRVDRLEPRIPTGPRFTPREVPELASTNRGVAYGAYRHQARILVQASAEQVADRFGPSIASVTPVDAGHTKRFGTGGPVTLVETGANSLEQLALYVGSLGHPFEVQDPPELIDAIRELAARLAAAISAPPDK, via the coding sequence ATGATCGAGACGTCCGCACGGCTGCTCAAGCTGCTCAGCCTCCTGCAGCAACCCAAGGAGTGGAGCGGCGCCGCCCTGGCCAAGGAACTGGGCGTCGGGGTCCGGACGGTACGGCGGGACGTCGACAAGCTGCGCAACCTCGGCTACCCGGTTGACGCCGTCCCCGGGGTGGCCGGCTACCGCCTCGGGGCCGGGGCCGCGCTCCCACCGCTGCTGCTCGACGACGAGGAAGCAGTCGCCGTCGCGGTCGGCCTGCGCGCCGCCGCCAACGGGACCGTCGCAGGCACCGAGGAGGCGTCCGTACGGGCACTCACCAAGCTCGAGCAAGTGCTGCCCTCCCGCCTGCGCTACCGGATCGAGCTGCTCCAGCAGGTCGCCGTCACCCCGGCAGGCGGCCCGTCCGTACTGCCCGACGTACTGCTGGCCGTCGCGGCCGCCTGCCGCGACCATTACCGGCTGCGCTTCGACTACCGCAACCACGACGGTACGGCGACGACCCGCACGACCGAGCCGCACCGACTCGTGCACACCGGGCGCAGGTGGTACCTGGTCGCGTGGGACGTCGACCGCGACGACTGGCGCACGTTCCGCGTCGACCGACTGGAGCCGCGGATCCCGACCGGACCGCGGTTCACGCCGCGCGAAGTACCGGAGCTGGCGAGCACCAACCGCGGCGTCGCGTACGGCGCGTACCGCCACCAGGCACGGATCCTGGTCCAGGCGTCAGCCGAGCAGGTCGCCGATCGTTTCGGCCCATCCATCGCGTCGGTGACTCCGGTCGACGCCGGCCATACCAAACGGTTTGGTACGGGCGGGCCGGTGACGCTGGTCGAGACCGGGGCGAACTCGCTGGAGCAGCTCGCCCTGTACGTCGGTTCACTCGGTCACCCGTTCGAGGTGCAGGACCCGCCGGAGCTGATCGACGCCATCCGCGAGTTGGCTGCGCGCCTGGCAGCCGCCATTTCGGCGCCTCCGGACAAGTGA
- a CDS encoding epoxide hydrolase family protein, protein MINEFSIEIPQSTLDDLAAKLASARFPAPLPGDDWNTGVPVSWLSSLVDYWRTSYDWRAAEKELNSYPQFTAEIEGQRIHFIHVRSKEPDALPLLLTHGWPGSIVEFLDVIGPLTDPVAFGGQASDAFHVVIPALPGFGFSGPTADDDWTFPRIGRVWAALMAELGYEKYGVQGGDLGGSVSPEVGRAAPDHVVGVHTNGGTNLPPLQLSEEELQALTPLEQDRMARIGQFMKDEFGYISIQSTRPQTLAYGLVDSPVAQLAWIMDKFKAWTWPASELPEAIVSKDRLLTNVMMYWLTGTGGSAAYIGYAQPRSWAPRPNSGVPTAVLATAHDVAIRRYCEPSNTITRWTDLDHGGHFVALEIPDELVADVREFFRQLRG, encoded by the coding sequence ATGATCAACGAATTCAGCATCGAGATCCCGCAGAGCACGCTCGACGACCTCGCCGCCAAGCTGGCGAGCGCCCGGTTCCCCGCACCGCTGCCCGGCGACGACTGGAACACCGGCGTCCCGGTGTCCTGGCTGTCCTCGCTGGTCGACTACTGGCGGACGTCGTACGACTGGCGGGCGGCCGAGAAGGAGCTGAACTCGTACCCGCAGTTCACCGCGGAGATCGAGGGGCAGCGGATCCACTTCATCCACGTCCGCTCGAAGGAGCCGGACGCGCTGCCGCTGCTGCTCACGCACGGCTGGCCCGGGTCGATCGTGGAGTTCCTCGACGTGATCGGGCCGCTGACCGACCCGGTCGCCTTCGGTGGGCAGGCGTCGGACGCCTTCCATGTGGTGATCCCGGCGCTGCCGGGGTTCGGGTTCTCCGGGCCGACGGCCGACGACGACTGGACGTTCCCGCGGATCGGGCGGGTGTGGGCGGCGTTGATGGCGGAGCTCGGCTACGAGAAGTACGGCGTACAGGGCGGGGACCTCGGCGGATCGGTATCGCCTGAGGTGGGACGGGCCGCGCCTGATCACGTCGTCGGCGTACACACGAACGGCGGGACGAACCTGCCGCCGCTGCAGCTGTCCGAGGAGGAGTTGCAGGCGCTGACGCCGTTGGAGCAGGACAGGATGGCGCGGATCGGGCAGTTCATGAAGGACGAGTTCGGCTACATCTCGATCCAGTCGACCCGGCCGCAGACGCTGGCGTACGGGCTGGTCGACTCGCCGGTGGCGCAGCTCGCCTGGATCATGGACAAGTTCAAGGCGTGGACCTGGCCGGCCTCGGAGTTGCCGGAGGCAATCGTCAGCAAGGACCGGCTGCTCACCAACGTGATGATGTACTGGCTGACCGGGACCGGCGGGTCGGCGGCCTACATCGGATACGCCCAGCCGCGGTCGTGGGCGCCGCGACCGAACTCCGGCGTCCCGACCGCCGTCCTCGCCACCGCCCACGACGTCGCGATCCGCCGCTACTGCGAGCCCTCGAACACCATCACCCGCTGGACCGACCTCGACCACGGCGGCCACTTCGTCGCCCTGGAAATCCCGGACGAACTGGTCGCCGACGTCCGCGAGTTCTTCCGGCAGCTGCGGGGCTGA
- a CDS encoding TetR family transcriptional regulator — translation MERNADRTRARILEAATEEFAARGIGGARVSRIAEVAGCNKAMLYAYFGNKDELFDAVFSASLDKYLDEVGFDVDDLPAYAGRVFDYFEAHPDRLRLSVWYRLERPDGQPLEAIVAVNQRRLEELQRGMRRRTVPRRFTPVSLLSLIQAIATSWSSMNPELGTELPDASVRRRAVVQAVERILS, via the coding sequence ATGGAACGGAACGCAGACCGGACCCGCGCCCGCATCCTGGAGGCGGCGACCGAGGAGTTCGCCGCCCGGGGGATCGGCGGCGCACGGGTCAGCCGGATCGCCGAGGTGGCCGGCTGCAACAAGGCCATGCTCTATGCGTACTTCGGCAACAAGGACGAGCTGTTCGACGCGGTCTTCAGCGCCTCGCTGGACAAGTACCTCGACGAGGTCGGGTTCGACGTCGACGATCTTCCGGCGTACGCGGGGCGCGTGTTCGACTACTTCGAGGCGCATCCGGACCGGCTGCGGCTCTCGGTCTGGTACCGGCTGGAGCGGCCGGACGGGCAGCCGCTGGAGGCGATCGTCGCAGTGAACCAGCGACGGCTGGAGGAGCTGCAGCGGGGGATGCGCCGGCGGACGGTGCCGCGGCGGTTCACGCCGGTCAGCCTGCTGTCGCTGATCCAGGCGATCGCGACCAGCTGGTCCTCCATGAACCCGGAGCTCGGCACGGAATTACCGGACGCGAGCGTGCGGCGGCGCGCGGTAGTGCAGGCCGTGGAGCGGATTCTCAGCTGA